The DNA window ACGCGGTCAAGCTCGGCCTCGACACCTATAGCATCGTCGGGACGACCGGCGGCATGGTGGATTCGGCTGGCGACGGCCTGCTCTTCGTCAGCATCAACGACGCGATGGCGATTGCCCAGCGCCGCACCGCCGAGGAGGTGCTACTCGCCCGTGCCGCAAGAGGCATCGACGGCGGGGCGGCAACGTCCGACGGCAGCTCCGTCGCGCAGGACAGCAAGATCGCCGCCGTGCTGGTGCCCCTCGATCCCTCGGCCGATCCGGATGCGGTCAAGGCAACGATTGCCCGATGGGGCGATGCCAACGTGCTGAGCAAGGCCGATCAGCACGATCTCCTGCTCAATGCACGGCTCTGGAAACTGCGCCTCCAGATCCTCGCCTTCACCATCCTGATCCTCGTCATCACCTCGATCGTCGTCTCGCTGATCATCTACACCATGACCATCGAGAAGCTGCACGAGATCGCCATGCTGAAGCTGATCGGCGCGCGCAACTCCGTCATTGCCGGCATGATCGGCGGCGAGGCCGGCCTCATCGGCCTCATTGGCTATGTCCTCGCCATCGTCATTGCCTCGGAACTCTTCAGCTTCTTTCCACGGCGCATTGTCATGGACGGTCCGGATCTCGCCCTGCTCGCGCTGGTACTGGCCGTCATCTGCGGCATCGGCAGCCTTGTCGGCATCGCACGGGCGCTGAAGGTCAACGCACGGGAGGTCCTGTCATGATGAACGATGCCGTTCTCTCGGTGCGCGGTGCCCGCAAGCATTACCGCAGCGGCGAAACCGTGGTGCGGGCGCTCGACGGCGTCTCCATCGATATCCGCGCTGGCGAACTCGTCGGCATTATCGGGCCGAGCGGGTCCGGCAAGAGCACCTTCCTGATGATCGCCGGCCTGCTTGAGCCGCCGACGGCCGGCACGGTCACGCTCGCCGGCGAAAGCGTGTCCGATTCCGGTGCCGACCTCAATCGCCTGCGGGACTTTCGGCGCCGGCATATCGGCTTCATCTTCCAGAAGGCCAATCTCATCCCCTT is part of the Hartmannibacter diazotrophicus genome and encodes:
- a CDS encoding ABC transporter permease, which codes for MNLAWKDIRHSPARFLLTAFGVAFLMTAVIGMAGLYRGIVGDALLIVDHIGADLWVVQGERSGPFAEGSAVSSTMDRRVEGVPGVAGVRRFTQFSQQFTFDGKARRATITGLDFPKDKGDWLDLTAGRTLAMSHYEAIADRSTGLAVGDAVKLGLDTYSIVGTTGGMVDSAGDGLLFVSINDAMAIAQRRTAEEVLLARAARGIDGGAATSDGSSVAQDSKIAAVLVPLDPSADPDAVKATIARWGDANVLSKADQHDLLLNARLWKLRLQILAFTILILVITSIVVSLIIYTMTIEKLHEIAMLKLIGARNSVIAGMIGGEAGLIGLIGYVLAIVIASELFSFFPRRIVMDGPDLALLALVLAVICGIGSLVGIARALKVNAREVLS